Below is a genomic region from Fundidesulfovibrio magnetotacticus.
ATGGCACGGCAGGGACGCCGCCCCGCTCGGGCCGGACGAATGGGCCGAAGGCTACGGGCTCTTCGAGGCCGACGGCGTAACGCCTCTTGCCAGGGACCGCATCCCCCTCGCCATGGCTCTCTCCGGCTTGCGCGTGCGCGACGCCGCCATGAGCGTACGCGCCCCAGGCCAGCCCCTGCGCCACATGGAAGCAGACGCTGCGCCCTTCCACGACGCCCGGGGGAACCTCCTTGGCGCGGTGACCACCCTGCGCGACGTGACGACGCGCAAAACCCTGCAGCGCGCCCTCGAGACGGACCGCGCCCAGCTGGCCCTGGCCATGAACATGGCCAAGCTGGTCCGCTGGGAGCGCGACCTCGCCACCGACGTCTACACGCTCAATCCGGCCTTTTACGCCCTCTACGGCACCACTGCGGAACAAGAGGGCGGCATGGACATGCCCATGGACGTGTACCTGCGGGAGTTCGTTCACCCGGATGACCGCGACGCGGTGTTGTCCGCAATCATGAAGGGCCGCACCGAAGCATCCTCCGGGATCTCCTCGGCCGACCACAGGATCATCCGGCGCGACGGTGAGATTCGCCACATCACCGTCCGCCACACCACCCTGCTCGACGAGTCGGGGCGTTCGGTCAAGCGCGTGGGGGCCAACCAGGACATCACCGAACGCAAGGAGCTGGAGAGCTCCCTGGAGACGCGCTCCGCGCAGCTGGCCCTGGCCATGGACATGGCCAGGCTGGTCCGTTGGGAGGCGGACCCGGCCAGCGGAACACTCCATCTGAACGACCAGTTCTACGCCCTCTACGGCACCACTGCCGAGCGCGAGGGCGGCTACAGCATGAGCTACGAGCGCTACGTCCGGGAATTCTTCCACCCCGACGACATCCCGCTCTTCACCCAGGCCGCCATGGCTCAGCTGAACAACTCGGACCCCAGGGCCGTGCACACCCTGGTGCACCGCATCATCCGCCGCGACGGCGAGATGCGCCACATCCGCGTACGCTTCTTCACCATGTCCGACCCGGGTCCCCGGCGGGTGGTCGGGGCCAACCAGGACATCACCGAGCAACGCCTGGCCGAGGAACGGCTGATGCAGACCACCGAACGCCTCCAGGAGGCCCAGCGCATCGCACAGGTGGGCGACTGGGACTGGGAGCCGGAGACCGGCCAATCCTTCTGGTCCGACCAGACCTACCACATCCTCGGCCTGGACCCGGTCGGCCCGACCGGAACGTACGACACGGTTCTCAGGCTGATACACCCCGAGGACCGGCTGCCCTACATCGACACGGTGAACCGGGCGCTGGCCACGGGCCAGCCCTACGAACGGGAACTCCGCCTCGTCCGGCCCGACGGCGCCCATGTCCACCTGCTGGTCAGGGGGCGGCCCATCCTGGACGAGTCGGGTAAAGTGGAACGCCTCCACGGCACCGTACAGGACATCACCGCCCGCAAACAGGCCGAAGAGGCCCTGCTGGAGAGCCGGGAGCGCCTGAGACGGTTCACCGAGCGGGTGGAGGAGTCGCTGCGCAGGACGCGCACCGTGCTGGACCAGATCCTCGAATGCATGCCCTCGGCCCTCATCGCCGTGGACACCCGGGGCGTGGTGACCCACTGGAACAAGTGCGCCCAGGAGCTCTCCGGCATGTCCCCGGCCGAGGCCCTGGGCGCGCCCCTGGCCGAGGCCTTCCCCTGGCTGTCCGGGCAGATGGCTTCGGTGCACCAGGCCATGCAAACCGGGAGCCCCACTGGCCAGGAGCGCGCGCACTTCGCGCGCGAGGGCGAAACGCGACTGCTCGACATCATGGTCTATCCCTACGGCGAAGGCGCGACGGAAGGGGCCGTGCTGCGCCTGGACGACGTGACCGTGCGCGCCGCCATCGAGAACAGGATGGTCCAGACCGAAAAGATGCTCTCCGTGGGCAGCCTCGCGGGGGGCATGGCCCACGAGATCAACAACCCCCTCTCGGGCATCCTGCAATCGGCGCAGATCATCCGGCGCAGGCTCGCCCCCGGGACCCTGGCCAACACCCAGGCCGCGCAGCGGGCCGGTTGCTCCATGGAGGCCATCCTGGGCTACCTGGAGGAACGGGGGGTCCTCACGTTCCTGAACGCCATCGAGCAGTCGGGCAGACGGGCCAACGCCATCGTCCGGAACATGCTCGGCTTCATCCGCAAGAGCCCCACGCTCAAGGCCCCCGCCGCGCTGGAAGACATCCTGGAGCGCGCCCTGGAGCTGGCTTCCACCGACTACGACCTGAAAAGGAACTTCGATTTCCGCCGCATACGCATCGAGCGGCACTACCAGGCGGACATGCCGGACGTCCCCTGCGCGGCCATTGAGATAGAGCAGGTGGTCTTGAACCTGCTGACCAACGCCGCACACGCACTGGCCTGCCATGACTTCGGGGATCGCGAACCGGCGATCGCATTGCGCCTGCTGCGCGGGGAGGGCTGCGCGGTGCTGGAGGTGGAGGACAACGGACCGGGCATGGACGAGGCCACCCGCAAGAAGATCTTCGAGCCCTTCTTCACCACGAAGAAGCCCGGCGAGGGCACGGGATTGGGGCTGTCGGTGTCCTACTTCATCATCACGCGCAACCACGGAGGTTCCTTCTCCGTGGAATCGCGGCCGGGCGCGGGGACGCGCTTCACCATCGCCCTGCCCCTGGCGGACAGCCAGGCCTCCTGCATCGCCGCCCCCTGAGACGCCTCTCGAACAGGGCCTGGCCGCGCGGCCTGCTCCTGGAGCGCGCCGGGGCACGCGGACCACGGACCGCGAACGCAGCCTGTGCC
It encodes:
- a CDS encoding PAS domain S-box protein — translated: MNYEPSAEEKLRRELDEARLRIAQLEARLEGASSGVVDPLERAPSNPTDSEFAHILLDTLHEAVVACDARGRLILFNRTAREWHGRDAAPLGPDEWAEGYGLFEADGVTPLARDRIPLAMALSGLRVRDAAMSVRAPGQPLRHMEADAAPFHDARGNLLGAVTTLRDVTTRKTLQRALETDRAQLALAMNMAKLVRWERDLATDVYTLNPAFYALYGTTAEQEGGMDMPMDVYLREFVHPDDRDAVLSAIMKGRTEASSGISSADHRIIRRDGEIRHITVRHTTLLDESGRSVKRVGANQDITERKELESSLETRSAQLALAMDMARLVRWEADPASGTLHLNDQFYALYGTTAEREGGYSMSYERYVREFFHPDDIPLFTQAAMAQLNNSDPRAVHTLVHRIIRRDGEMRHIRVRFFTMSDPGPRRVVGANQDITEQRLAEERLMQTTERLQEAQRIAQVGDWDWEPETGQSFWSDQTYHILGLDPVGPTGTYDTVLRLIHPEDRLPYIDTVNRALATGQPYERELRLVRPDGAHVHLLVRGRPILDESGKVERLHGTVQDITARKQAEEALLESRERLRRFTERVEESLRRTRTVLDQILECMPSALIAVDTRGVVTHWNKCAQELSGMSPAEALGAPLAEAFPWLSGQMASVHQAMQTGSPTGQERAHFAREGETRLLDIMVYPYGEGATEGAVLRLDDVTVRAAIENRMVQTEKMLSVGSLAGGMAHEINNPLSGILQSAQIIRRRLAPGTLANTQAAQRAGCSMEAILGYLEERGVLTFLNAIEQSGRRANAIVRNMLGFIRKSPTLKAPAALEDILERALELASTDYDLKRNFDFRRIRIERHYQADMPDVPCAAIEIEQVVLNLLTNAAHALACHDFGDREPAIALRLLRGEGCAVLEVEDNGPGMDEATRKKIFEPFFTTKKPGEGTGLGLSVSYFIITRNHGGSFSVESRPGAGTRFTIALPLADSQASCIAAP